The archaeon genome includes the window AGTCGGCCGCCGTTAAATCTGGCCATGGCTTGAGTTCCCATGAAGCTGCTTGGCCAGGGAACTGTCGATTTGCGTTCCTTCAAGGAGAAGGTCCGTGCCAAGCTTCCTGCCGACAGCCCCGTCGTCTCCGACCTCCTTCAAGAGCCCGACGCCATGCCCGCCGACAGGGCCGCAGTCCTCATCCCACACTACCTCCGCAGGCTCGAGCGGGAGTTGGAAAGTTACCAGGTCTCCGGCCCTGCAGTCCTAGCCCGTCCTTAGCCCTATCACGACCTTCCCGTTCGGCAGATCCCTCTTGTAGTCCCACCCCTGCTCTATCCATCCCTCAAGCTCCTCCGCCGGGACCACCTTCTGCGTCCCTCCGTTCAGCCCGAGCATCTTCTTCGTCCTCTCGTTGATCAGCTCCTGCAGCCTGTCCATGTCGAACTTGGCTACGTCTCCCAGTTCTGCGAGCTCCTCGTCCGAATACCCGAACATCTTCAGCGCCTCGACCCTGGCCGTGCTCACGACCTCCCCTTTGTCGATGGTGGGCTGCACAATCGTCTCCAGGTGCCTCTCCGCAGCCCGCGCGTAGGCCTGCCTCATCCCGTCGAGGAGGTCCTGGGGGAGTTGCCCTTTGTTGAGGGTGTAGACGTGCTCTATGTCCCCGACGTGTCCCATCCAGAAGGTCCGGTAGTCCCTGATCACATGCCCCTCCTGCTCCGCCCCCATCATCCTGGTGTCGAAATACCTCCTGAGGACATAGGGCCTCCACCTGAACCCCGCCGCCCTTATCGTGTGCCTGACATCGTCCCCTATGTTGGTGGTCCTGACGAACTTCCCCCTGTGCCAGGGGTTCATCTGGTTCGCGGTCACCAGGGGGGAGGAGGGTCCCACCCTCTCGCCGGTTATCCTCACCCTCCAACCGATGTACTCCCTGACGTAGCCGCAACCCTGCTCCGGCAGGAAGGTCAGGTACTGCCTGCCGGACTTCGACAGGGTCCTCCTCACCATGACCATGGCCGGGGTCCTCGCGAAGGAGACGGACCCGTCCTCCCCCACGGTCAGCTCAGGAAGGTCCGAGACCCTCAGCCCGTCGTCCCCGTACATGTTCCCTATCACCCCGGGCCTCACCCCCGAGAATGCCATCAGGGCGCAGCAGACCCTTTTCTGGGGATCGGCGTGCCCGAAGATCGAGTGTAGCTCCTGCCTGGTGGGGACCCGCTCGTTGTCGTAGAGCCCCACGTACCTCGAGAGCCTGACCCTCCTGGTCACCTCCAGGTCGTTGAAGAGCCACCACCCCCTCAGGGTCTTCATGTACCCCGCGATGCTGGAGCTCCTGTTCCCCTCCTTCTCGAGCCGCGATACCAGCCTGAAGAGGAAGTCCCCGGCCTCGCCCCTGGACATCTTGGCTAGGTCCCGCTGCGTCGTCTGGAACAGCCCGCAGATGCGCCCCATCCTCCGCAGGGCGACCTCGGCCCCCACCCTGGAGCCCCGGGAGACGTTCTCGATCCAGACCGCGAACCCCTCGTCCTCGAGGAGGTCCCGGTACACGCTCCTGGGGAACAGGACTGGCTTCTCTTCTTCTGCCACGCCTTTCGTGGGCTTTTTGGCTAATAACGGGGGCGGGCTTGAACCCGTTCGGGTCCGTGTACCGTCGGGCCCGCAAAGCTCAAAATGAACTACGTTAAGCCTCATTAGCCTGAGAAAAACTATCTGAGCACCCTCGGAACGGGTCGGAAGTCCTGGTTACCGCACAGGTGTGTCCTTAAATACAAGTCTGCACTGTATGACAAGTGTTGAGCGAAGCAGTATCGGTTCGGCTCCCTGAGGACATAGCGAAGCGCTTGGACGAATTGGCTAGGTCGCTCGACCGGCCCAAGACATACATCGTAACCAGAGCCCTGAAGGAGTACCTAGAGGAGTACGAGGATTACCTCATCGCGCTGCATCGGTTGCGTGACAAAGATGATAGGATTGTT containing:
- a CDS encoding site-specific integrase; the encoded protein is MAEEEKPVLFPRSVYRDLLEDEGFAVWIENVSRGSRVGAEVALRRMGRICGLFQTTQRDLAKMSRGEAGDFLFRLVSRLEKEGNRSSSIAGYMKTLRGWWLFNDLEVTRRVRLSRYVGLYDNERVPTRQELHSIFGHADPQKRVCCALMAFSGVRPGVIGNMYGDDGLRVSDLPELTVGEDGSVSFARTPAMVMVRRTLSKSGRQYLTFLPEQGCGYVREYIGWRVRITGERVGPSSPLVTANQMNPWHRGKFVRTTNIGDDVRHTIRAAGFRWRPYVLRRYFDTRMMGAEQEGHVIRDYRTFWMGHVGDIEHVYTLNKGQLPQDLLDGMRQAYARAAERHLETIVQPTIDKGEVVSTARVEALKMFGYSDEELAELGDVAKFDMDRLQELINERTKKMLGLNGGTQKVVPAEELEGWIEQGWDYKRDLPNGKVVIGLRTG
- a CDS encoding ribbon-helix-helix protein, CopG family — protein: MLSEAVSVRLPEDIAKRLDELARSLDRPKTYIVTRALKEYLEEYEDYLIALHRLRDKDDRIVSAKELAKLDQ